The Antarcticibacterium sp. 1MA-6-2 genome has a window encoding:
- a CDS encoding site-specific integrase, with the protein MFNLKMTAMRTKNTFSVHFWVKPTNEKVNQGIIYARITVNQRRVLVSLKRKISFDLWDSSKKKVKGTSSEAKQINHYLDSAKSRIFQCYQELNLKGKKISAQLIKAAYLGEDENSKSLQDLIDYHSRKIEHTLTPGTIKNFKITEGYIFKFLKTEKKTTDVYLRELDYKFLCDFQDFLSSYYPKGHPKAMGHNTIMKHIQRLRKMVTLAFNMEWIDKDPFRRWKNTFEKKDREFLSVGELSNLETYEFPVERLDRVRDLFVFSCYTGISYVDIKKLTANNISMGIDGDKWIISKRQKTNTPIKVPLLDPVLELIKKYEDHPMTLVSGTLLPKITNEKLNVYLKEVAILCGIKKNLTFHMARHTFATTVTLSNGVPIETVSKLLGHTKISTTQIYARVLENKISQDMNALRGILKQKKDEDSTQSPNVAS; encoded by the coding sequence ATGTTTAATTTAAAGATGACAGCAATGCGAACTAAAAACACATTTTCAGTACATTTTTGGGTGAAACCCACAAATGAAAAGGTTAATCAGGGAATTATCTATGCCAGGATAACTGTTAACCAACGAAGGGTCCTTGTCAGTTTAAAGCGTAAAATTTCATTTGATTTATGGGATTCTTCCAAAAAGAAAGTAAAGGGAACTTCCTCAGAGGCTAAACAAATAAATCATTATTTGGATTCTGCAAAATCCCGAATTTTCCAATGTTATCAGGAATTGAATTTAAAGGGTAAGAAAATTAGTGCCCAGCTAATTAAAGCTGCTTACCTAGGAGAAGATGAGAACTCTAAATCACTTCAGGATCTTATAGATTACCATTCTAGAAAAATTGAACATACCTTAACTCCAGGAACTATTAAAAATTTCAAAATAACTGAAGGTTATATTTTTAAATTTTTAAAGACAGAAAAAAAGACAACTGATGTTTATTTAAGAGAATTGGATTATAAGTTTCTCTGCGATTTCCAGGATTTTCTGAGTTCATACTATCCGAAAGGGCATCCAAAAGCTATGGGGCATAATACTATTATGAAGCATATTCAGCGCTTGCGGAAAATGGTTACACTAGCGTTTAATATGGAATGGATAGATAAAGACCCTTTTCGACGATGGAAAAATACTTTTGAGAAAAAAGATCGAGAATTTTTATCAGTTGGCGAGTTGTCAAATCTAGAAACTTATGAGTTCCCAGTAGAAAGGCTTGATCGCGTTCGGGATTTGTTTGTTTTTAGTTGTTACACTGGTATCAGCTACGTGGATATAAAAAAACTTACTGCAAATAATATTTCGATGGGAATTGACGGGGATAAATGGATTATTTCGAAAAGGCAAAAAACCAATACACCAATTAAAGTACCCTTATTAGATCCCGTTTTAGAATTGATAAAGAAATACGAAGATCATCCTATGACCCTAGTCTCAGGAACCTTATTACCTAAAATCACGAATGAAAAATTAAACGTTTACTTAAAAGAAGTTGCTATTCTATGCGGAATAAAGAAGAATTTGACCTTTCATATGGCCAGACATACCTTTGCAACTACGGTTACTTTAAGTAATGGTGTACCAATAGAAACAGTTTCTAAACTCTTAGGACATACCAAAATTTCTACAACTCAAATTTATGCTAGAGTTTTAGAAAATAAGATTAGTCAGGACATGAATGCTTTACGTGGAATTCTAAAACAGAAAAAAGATGAAGATTCCACTCAAAGTCCAAATGTTGCATCGTAA
- a CDS encoding DUF1599 domain-containing protein: MKDTPKQYDAVIEVCRDLFEKKMKDYGSAWRILRLPSLTDQIFIKAQRIRSLQENEVRKIAEDEKPEFIGIINYSVMALIQLELGVANQPDLLINRVLELYDQKIAQTKELMENKNHDYGEAWRDMRISSLTDLIIQKLLRVKQIEDNKGKTLVSEGIDANYQDMINYAVFAMILMEEAAA; the protein is encoded by the coding sequence ATGAAGGATACTCCAAAACAGTACGATGCCGTAATAGAAGTTTGTCGTGATTTATTTGAGAAAAAGATGAAAGATTACGGGAGCGCGTGGAGGATCTTAAGACTTCCATCTCTTACAGACCAAATCTTTATTAAAGCTCAACGTATTAGAAGTTTGCAGGAGAATGAAGTGAGGAAAATAGCCGAAGATGAAAAACCTGAATTTATAGGGATCATCAATTATTCAGTAATGGCTCTTATTCAACTGGAATTAGGGGTTGCAAATCAGCCGGATCTTTTAATAAACCGGGTTTTGGAATTGTATGATCAAAAGATTGCACAAACAAAAGAGCTTATGGAGAACAAAAATCATGACTACGGGGAAGCCTGGAGGGATATGAGAATAAGTTCACTTACAGATTTGATTATCCAGAAGCTGCTGCGTGTAAAACAAATTGAAGACAATAAAGGAAAAACACTGGTAAGTGAAGGTATTGATGCCAATTACCAGGATATGATAAATTACGCCGTTTTTGCCATGATCCTTATGGAAGAAGCAGCAGCTTAA
- the gldC gene encoding gliding motility protein GldC: protein MAEFKKSEINIEVLLDENRVPEALFWSAEDGDVYKEEAKAMLLSMWDSNAKETLRIDLWTKDMPVDEMKKFFHQTLVAMSDTFNRATQDEKMTATMKDFCDYFAEKMELIKK from the coding sequence ATGGCAGAATTCAAAAAATCGGAAATCAATATAGAAGTTTTACTGGATGAGAATCGAGTGCCTGAGGCATTGTTTTGGAGTGCAGAAGATGGAGATGTATATAAAGAGGAAGCAAAAGCAATGTTGCTATCAATGTGGGACAGCAATGCGAAAGAGACTTTGCGTATTGATCTATGGACGAAGGACATGCCTGTAGATGAAATGAAAAAGTTTTTTCACCAAACTCTAGTTGCAATGAGTGACACTTTTAATCGCGCAACACAAGATGAAAAAATGACGGCTACCATGAAGGACTTCTGCGATTACTTTGCAGAAAAGATGGAACTTATAAAGAAGTAG
- a CDS encoding alpha/beta hydrolase, translating into MHKYLLYCSIFLFSFATQAQERFVNNLFKVGPATTETYATKDGEALQLDVYQPLKDEAASRPLIIFMHGGGFAGGTRTNEGEVNFAKAAAQKGYVAVSISYRLTRKGESFSCDYEAEGKIKTFRLAAEDFMDAVHFMLKNKEKYKIDTSNVIVGGSSAGAEAVLIAVYNERLMFPDLKKYDNVHFAGVFSLAGAIVDARYITEENAVPGVFFHGTEDNLVPYATGPHHWCDRDQPGYLFLDGSRTITQRLKELDTSYLLFSFEGGKHEHSGMLSKIFY; encoded by the coding sequence ATGCATAAGTACCTCCTGTATTGTTCTATCTTTCTTTTTTCCTTTGCCACACAGGCACAGGAGCGATTTGTAAATAATCTTTTTAAAGTAGGTCCTGCTACTACAGAAACTTATGCAACTAAAGATGGCGAGGCTCTGCAACTGGACGTTTACCAGCCTTTAAAAGACGAAGCAGCATCCCGGCCTCTCATCATCTTCATGCACGGCGGGGGCTTTGCAGGAGGTACCCGTACCAATGAAGGAGAAGTAAATTTTGCCAAAGCCGCAGCACAAAAAGGTTATGTAGCGGTTTCAATCTCTTATCGCCTCACCCGTAAAGGAGAATCTTTTAGTTGTGATTATGAAGCTGAAGGAAAAATAAAAACTTTCCGGTTGGCTGCTGAAGATTTTATGGACGCAGTCCATTTTATGCTGAAGAACAAAGAGAAGTACAAAATTGATACTTCTAACGTAATTGTAGGCGGAAGCAGCGCAGGAGCCGAAGCTGTTTTAATTGCTGTTTATAATGAACGCCTGATGTTTCCTGATCTTAAAAAATATGACAATGTTCACTTTGCCGGGGTGTTTTCCCTTGCAGGTGCTATTGTTGATGCCCGTTATATAACCGAAGAAAATGCAGTACCGGGAGTCTTTTTTCACGGGACTGAAGACAATTTGGTACCATACGCAACAGGACCACACCATTGGTGTGACAGGGACCAACCCGGATATTTATTTTTAGATGGTTCCAGGACAATTACCCAAAGGCTGAAGGAGCTTGATACTTCCTACCTGTTATTTAGCTTTGAAGGTGGGAAACATGAACATTCCGGAATGCTTAGTAAAATATTTTACTGA
- a CDS encoding HlyD family secretion protein: MKRDGNLSTIYYKPGDSILAGDIVAVLDNPASQKDITFLKDRLLKDYPVVLSPDTLLTEFPLNLNLGISLQAAYNRFLEEYHNLILENTLGYNQIKKQGLLQNIDNQVSILNSKQEEFQLMEKSLSISTENIKRHRQLFEKGVISKFDLENVELEFTERNRQYSLLKQQMIQLQADKDRAKNNLEILRTSEERKLSLQEAELVFAQQNLLNEISAWEYKNIIKSPVAGRLSYNQVWGEHQNVEEGEVVFTIVPYMRKDLLAKCIVPVQNAGQISRGQKVYLKLDNYPYREWGMIKARVNSISEVPSRETVPSYVVYIDVDSLVTSYGKELNIHQELIGTAEIVLEEVTLLKRIFYQFQQLWTT; the protein is encoded by the coding sequence GTGAAAAGAGACGGAAATCTTTCTACTATTTATTATAAACCTGGAGACTCTATATTAGCAGGAGATATTGTTGCAGTTCTAGATAATCCTGCAAGCCAAAAAGATATAACATTCCTCAAAGATAGATTATTGAAAGATTATCCAGTGGTTTTATCACCGGATACATTATTAACCGAATTTCCGCTAAACTTAAATCTAGGAATTTCCTTACAGGCGGCATACAACAGGTTTTTAGAAGAATATCACAACCTTATCTTAGAAAACACACTTGGCTATAACCAAATTAAGAAGCAAGGTTTGCTTCAAAATATTGATAACCAGGTATCAATTTTAAATTCTAAACAAGAGGAGTTTCAATTGATGGAAAAGAGTCTTTCAATTTCAACTGAAAATATAAAACGCCATAGACAATTATTTGAAAAAGGTGTGATTTCAAAATTTGATTTGGAAAATGTTGAGTTGGAATTTACCGAAAGGAATCGCCAATACTCTTTACTCAAACAACAGATGATTCAACTCCAGGCTGATAAGGACAGGGCGAAAAACAATCTTGAAATTTTAAGGACTTCTGAAGAACGAAAATTAAGTCTTCAGGAGGCTGAATTGGTTTTTGCACAGCAAAATCTTCTTAATGAGATTTCCGCTTGGGAGTATAAAAATATTATAAAAAGTCCCGTTGCAGGTAGGCTTTCTTATAATCAGGTTTGGGGAGAACATCAAAATGTTGAAGAAGGCGAAGTAGTGTTTACCATTGTTCCTTATATGAGAAAGGATTTGTTAGCTAAGTGTATTGTTCCTGTTCAAAATGCAGGGCAGATAAGTAGAGGCCAAAAAGTATATCTAAAACTGGACAATTATCCTTACAGAGAATGGGGAATGATAAAAGCAAGGGTTAATTCGATTTCAGAGGTTCCCAGTAGGGAGACCGTGCCTTCATATGTAGTTTATATAGATGTGGATAGTTTAGTGACTTCGTATGGTAAAGAGCTGAACATTCATCAAGAATTAATAGGAACCGCAGAAATAGTGCTTGAGGAAGTCACCTTGCTTAAGCGTATTTTTTATCAGTTTCAACAGCTTTGGACAACCTAA
- a CDS encoding DoxX family protein produces MKVVVGIARILVGILFIISGFIKLNDPLGFSYKLQEYFSAQVLNLEFLIPFSLVLAIVLVIFELVLGIMLLIGYLPKFTVWSLLLMIIFFTFLTFYSAYFEKVKDCGCFGDAIPLTPWESFYKDLVLLVLILILFFYRKLITPVLAPKHPIAG; encoded by the coding sequence ATGAAAGTAGTAGTAGGAATTGCCCGGATCCTGGTAGGGATCCTTTTTATTATTTCCGGCTTTATTAAATTAAACGACCCACTGGGATTCTCGTACAAGCTACAGGAATATTTTAGCGCCCAGGTGCTCAATCTGGAATTCCTCATTCCTTTCTCACTGGTGTTAGCAATTGTCCTGGTTATCTTTGAGCTGGTATTGGGAATCATGTTACTTATAGGGTACCTGCCTAAATTTACGGTTTGGAGCCTGCTGTTAATGATCATCTTTTTTACCTTTCTTACCTTCTATTCAGCTTACTTTGAAAAGGTAAAGGACTGTGGCTGTTTTGGCGATGCTATCCCTTTAACTCCATGGGAATCATTTTACAAGGATTTAGTATTGCTGGTTCTTATTTTGATCCTGTTTTTTTACCGAAAGCTAATTACCCCTGTTCTTGCACCTAAGCATCCCATCGCTGGATAA
- a CDS encoding response regulator transcription factor — MSTILLADHHPITRVGITSLLSQNDDLEVIGNVTSAQELFKFLKNKIPDVLVMEIDLPEINGITALRTIKTQFPGTKMLIFSCHPEEMYAISAIKAGASGYLSKTVSTENLQQAIQQVARGGIYLNKNITEKINSGVSHGNGLISKFKKLSTREAEVLNMLATGKRNKEIAEALDINEKTVSTYKTRLLKKLKVDNLADLIHQTRLLQLRTT, encoded by the coding sequence ATGAGTACAATACTATTAGCAGACCACCATCCAATTACGAGAGTGGGCATCACTTCTTTATTGAGTCAAAATGACGATCTTGAGGTAATAGGCAATGTTACCAGCGCACAGGAACTTTTCAAATTTCTTAAAAATAAAATTCCCGATGTACTGGTAATGGAAATCGATCTTCCGGAAATCAATGGGATAACAGCCTTGCGTACGATAAAAACGCAATTCCCCGGCACTAAAATGCTTATTTTTAGTTGTCATCCCGAGGAAATGTATGCCATAAGCGCAATAAAAGCAGGAGCCTCCGGCTACCTTTCAAAAACGGTCTCTACAGAAAATCTTCAACAGGCTATACAACAGGTCGCCCGCGGTGGAATTTACCTGAACAAGAATATTACCGAGAAAATTAACTCAGGCGTTTCTCACGGCAATGGGCTAATTTCTAAATTCAAAAAACTTTCTACCAGGGAAGCTGAAGTTTTAAATATGCTTGCTACAGGTAAGAGAAATAAAGAAATAGCTGAGGCTTTGGATATAAATGAAAAAACTGTGAGCACCTATAAAACAAGGTTACTTAAAAAATTAAAGGTAGATAACCTGGCTGACCTAATTCACCAGACCAGACTGCTGCAGTTACGTACTACATAA
- the rho gene encoding transcription termination factor Rho: MFEISELKAKKLPELQDIAKSLNVPKFRTQKKLDLVYQILDYQAANPNKVKEVLNEESSSDSTPKETTEEKSSKGKPGADRRGQKKSTSNDLPKNDESNKGSRDNSKTEDPSSSTENEQKDNQKDSSSDSPTKKGDDSAKDQPRNNRDNRKDNRGTSDQKDNRREKSDSGKDSNRDNRGKSDSNKDSGKDNRNSRQDSNKDSRGNKHDKDSRNNKPTDGNKDNRNSNKQQQQQDNGNKNNGNRDNRNRYREPDYEFDAIIESEGVLDIMQDNYGFLRSSDYNYLSSPDDIYVSQSQIRLFGLKTGDTVLGQIRPPKEGEKYFPLIKIVKINGLDPQVVRDRISFEHLTPLFPKEKFNIADRQSTISTRVMDLFSPIGKGQRGMIVSQPKTGKTMLLKDIANAIAANHPEVYQIILLIDERPEEVTDMQRHVKGEVVASTFDREAHEHVRVANIVLEKAKRMVECGHDVVILLDSITRLARAYNTVQPASGKVLSGGVDANALHKPKRFFGAARNIEGGGSLSIIATALTDTGSKMDEVIFEEFKGTSNMELQLDRKIANRRIFPAIDLTSSSTRRDDLLLDEATLQRMWVMRKYLADMNPVEAMEFINERFKQTKNNEEFLISMNG, from the coding sequence ATGTTTGAAATTTCAGAATTAAAAGCTAAGAAGCTGCCTGAGCTTCAGGATATTGCTAAATCTTTAAATGTACCCAAGTTTCGCACCCAAAAGAAATTGGACCTTGTGTATCAAATATTAGACTATCAGGCAGCAAACCCTAATAAGGTAAAAGAAGTTCTTAACGAGGAATCTTCTTCTGATTCTACTCCAAAAGAAACTACTGAAGAAAAAAGCAGTAAAGGAAAACCTGGAGCAGATAGAAGAGGTCAAAAAAAATCCACTTCTAACGATCTGCCTAAAAATGACGAGTCCAATAAAGGCTCCAGAGATAATAGCAAGACTGAAGATCCTTCCTCTTCTACCGAAAATGAACAGAAGGATAATCAAAAAGATTCTTCTTCAGATTCTCCTACTAAAAAAGGAGATGATTCTGCAAAAGATCAGCCTCGCAACAACAGGGACAACCGTAAGGACAATCGGGGAACATCTGATCAAAAAGATAACCGCAGAGAGAAATCAGATTCCGGTAAAGACTCAAACAGAGACAACAGAGGAAAATCTGATTCCAATAAAGATTCCGGAAAAGACAACCGCAATTCCCGGCAGGATTCTAATAAAGATTCCAGAGGAAATAAACACGATAAAGATTCCCGCAACAATAAACCTACTGACGGGAATAAAGATAATCGCAACAGTAACAAACAGCAACAACAACAGGATAACGGCAACAAAAACAACGGTAACCGCGACAACCGTAACAGGTACCGCGAACCCGATTATGAATTTGACGCTATAATAGAAAGTGAAGGAGTGCTGGACATCATGCAGGATAACTACGGTTTCCTTAGATCTTCAGATTACAACTACCTCTCTTCTCCTGATGATATATATGTTTCCCAGTCACAAATTCGTCTTTTCGGATTAAAAACCGGAGATACTGTATTAGGACAAATACGTCCGCCGAAAGAAGGTGAAAAATATTTTCCTCTTATTAAGATCGTAAAAATTAATGGTCTGGACCCACAGGTGGTAAGAGATCGTATTTCTTTTGAGCACTTAACTCCCCTCTTCCCTAAAGAAAAATTTAATATTGCTGATAGACAAAGCACCATCTCCACCCGGGTAATGGACCTGTTTTCTCCAATAGGAAAAGGACAAAGAGGAATGATAGTTTCCCAACCTAAAACGGGTAAAACAATGTTGCTGAAGGATATTGCCAATGCAATTGCGGCAAACCATCCTGAAGTTTACCAGATTATATTACTTATTGATGAACGTCCTGAAGAGGTGACAGATATGCAACGCCACGTGAAAGGCGAAGTAGTTGCTTCTACCTTTGACCGGGAAGCTCACGAGCACGTTCGGGTTGCAAATATTGTTCTTGAAAAAGCAAAGAGAATGGTAGAATGCGGGCACGATGTAGTAATTCTTTTGGATTCTATTACACGGCTTGCCAGAGCATATAACACTGTACAACCTGCCAGCGGTAAGGTGTTGAGTGGTGGTGTTGATGCCAATGCGCTTCACAAACCCAAACGTTTCTTTGGAGCAGCGAGAAATATTGAAGGAGGAGGATCACTTTCAATTATCGCAACCGCACTTACTGATACAGGTTCAAAAATGGACGAAGTTATCTTTGAAGAATTTAAAGGTACCAGTAACATGGAACTTCAATTGGATAGAAAAATCGCTAACCGTAGAATTTTCCCTGCGATTGACCTTACTTCCTCAAGTACAAGACGCGATGACCTTCTTCTTGATGAAGCAACTCTACAAAGAATGTGGGTGATGAGAAAGTATCTTGCCGATATGAATCCTGTTGAGGCAATGGAATTCATCAATGAAAGATTTAAACAAACGAAGAACAACGAAGAATTCCTGATCTCTATGAACGGGTAA
- a CDS encoding ATP-dependent Clp protease adaptor ClpS: MSTKEEVLEEVKTQTKKQKNYEIVLYNDDVNTFDHVIETLIAACEHTPEQAEQCSILVHYKGQCTVKTGAYPDLKPRCSKLLDAGLSAEIVG, from the coding sequence ATGAGCACGAAAGAAGAAGTGTTGGAAGAGGTAAAAACCCAAACCAAGAAGCAAAAGAATTACGAGATTGTTTTATATAACGATGATGTAAACACTTTTGATCACGTTATTGAAACATTAATTGCTGCCTGTGAGCACACTCCCGAGCAGGCGGAGCAGTGTTCTATACTTGTACATTACAAGGGGCAGTGCACTGTAAAAACGGGAGCATATCCCGATCTTAAACCCAGATGTTCCAAATTACTCGATGCAGGATTAAGTGCTGAAATTGTAGGATAA
- a CDS encoding cysteine peptidase family C39 domain-containing protein gives MFRTIDFPVYRQLDQMDCGPSCLKMLTEFFGKKYDLEYLRQISFLQRDGASLGGLSEALSKLGIESVGIKVNFQELISEIPLPAIAHWEGNHFIIIYKVNHKFIYVSDPAYGKLKYRHSEFISKWAGAEKEHGVLLLVEPTNHFLDEEPPEMDKKNSLAFLLDYLKPYKGYINQLFLGLVIAATIQLMLPFLTQSLVDYGINYEDFGFINLILLAQFFLFLTRSASEVIRDWILLYISTRVNIQMLSDFLGKLLSLPLAYFESKNI, from the coding sequence ATGTTTAGGACTATCGATTTTCCCGTTTATCGCCAACTGGATCAAATGGATTGTGGGCCATCTTGTTTAAAGATGCTCACTGAATTCTTCGGAAAAAAATATGATCTTGAATATTTAAGACAAATCTCCTTTCTACAAAGAGATGGTGCTTCTTTGGGAGGACTTTCTGAAGCATTAAGCAAATTGGGAATAGAATCTGTTGGGATCAAGGTAAATTTTCAGGAATTAATTTCAGAAATTCCCCTTCCCGCTATTGCACATTGGGAGGGGAATCATTTTATAATTATTTATAAGGTTAACCACAAGTTCATTTATGTCTCCGACCCGGCCTATGGCAAGTTGAAATACCGTCATAGTGAATTCATCAGTAAATGGGCAGGGGCAGAGAAGGAACATGGCGTACTTCTTCTTGTAGAACCCACTAATCATTTCCTGGACGAAGAACCTCCGGAAATGGATAAGAAAAATAGTCTTGCATTCCTTCTTGATTATCTAAAACCTTATAAAGGATATATAAACCAGCTATTCCTGGGTTTAGTAATTGCTGCCACTATTCAGTTAATGCTTCCATTTCTTACGCAGAGCCTGGTTGACTATGGAATAAATTATGAAGATTTTGGTTTCATCAACCTTATATTATTAGCACAGTTCTTTTTGTTTCTTACCCGGTCTGCATCAGAAGTGATCAGAGACTGGATCCTGTTGTATATAAGTACCCGAGTAAATATTCAGATGCTTTCAGATTTTTTAGGAAAACTACTAAGCCTTCCTTTAGCATATTTTGAATCAAAAAACATTTAG
- a CDS encoding metallophosphoesterase, whose product MKKILLLSDTHGYIDDRILHYAGEADEVWHAGDIGDIEVAEKLKQVKPFKAVYGNIDGHEVRKEFPLNQRFLCEELDVWITHIGGYPNKYSPAVKEEIRANTPNLFISGHSHILKVMNDKNLKLLHMNPGAAGVYGFHKKRTMLRFKVNGKDITDLEVIELGEKGKKV is encoded by the coding sequence ATGAAAAAGATACTATTGTTGAGTGACACGCATGGCTATATAGATGATCGCATTCTTCATTATGCGGGAGAAGCCGATGAAGTGTGGCATGCAGGAGACATTGGAGACATAGAAGTGGCAGAAAAGTTGAAACAGGTGAAGCCTTTTAAAGCTGTATACGGCAATATTGACGGACACGAAGTAAGAAAGGAATTTCCTTTAAACCAGCGGTTTTTATGCGAAGAATTAGATGTGTGGATTACTCATATTGGGGGATATCCTAATAAATATTCTCCCGCAGTCAAAGAGGAAATTAGGGCGAATACTCCCAACTTATTTATTTCTGGACATTCTCATATCTTAAAAGTGATGAACGACAAAAACCTGAAATTACTCCATATGAACCCCGGCGCAGCAGGCGTCTATGGTTTTCATAAAAAACGTACGATGTTGAGATTTAAAGTTAATGGAAAGGATATTACCGATCTGGAAGTAATTGAGTTGGGAGAAAAGGGGAAGAAGGTTTGA
- a CDS encoding RNA polymerase sigma factor, with product MKVIHLFKNESQLIARAINNNRASQQRLYEMYSGKMLSVCRMYIKDLHHAEEVMLNGFFKVFSHLKDFKHEGSFEGWIRRIMIRESISFLRSRKTLDFKDDGLETYSGSSNDIQSKMDVEEIQQLIDALPEGYRLVFVMFAVEGYKHNEIAEILGITEGTSKSQLFKARKILQEQLSTKFEGYGTT from the coding sequence GTGAAAGTCATTCATCTTTTTAAAAACGAATCTCAGTTGATCGCCAGGGCTATAAATAATAACCGGGCATCTCAACAGCGATTGTACGAAATGTATTCGGGAAAGATGTTAAGTGTGTGCAGGATGTATATTAAAGATCTTCATCACGCAGAAGAAGTTATGCTCAACGGATTTTTTAAAGTTTTCTCTCATTTGAAGGATTTTAAACATGAGGGAAGTTTTGAAGGCTGGATAAGAAGAATTATGATAAGAGAGTCTATTTCTTTTTTAAGGAGCAGAAAAACACTGGATTTTAAAGATGATGGTTTAGAAACCTATTCCGGTAGTTCAAATGATATCCAGTCAAAAATGGATGTAGAAGAGATACAGCAGCTAATAGATGCGTTACCGGAAGGATACAGGCTGGTGTTCGTAATGTTTGCAGTAGAAGGATATAAACATAACGAAATAGCCGAAATACTTGGAATAACAGAAGGCACCTCTAAATCTCAGCTATTTAAAGCGAGGAAAATATTACAGGAACAGCTTTCAACAAAATTTGAAGGTTATGGAACAACATAA
- a CDS encoding peptidase domain-containing ABC transporter, whose amino-acid sequence MKRKELLDNQLFDLNRKDQSLFLQIILSVSEIKLNNSENRRKGEWELNQNGLFRIKSKILSVGQAQIKGGLFLNELTNILIIFWSAKAVITGQITLGAMLAIQFIIGSLSLPISNIINFLTDYQSAKLSFNRLSEVHNQTPEDNKRRYDNIIPVGDLHLRNLSFGYGNPSLPPLLSDLNITIPKGKITAIVGSSGSGKTTLLKMLLKFYKPWKGNLKVGDDDLRDINTSLWRSRCGVVMQDGCLFNDTIERNITESQPDIPVSRSSLRKAVEMVNLNEFIEKLPLGYQTKIGENGQLLSGGERQRILLARAIYKNPDYLFLDEATSSLDSENEKNIADNLNSFYKNRTVVIIAHRLSTVMTADQILVMNKGEIVERGNHCELIQNKGVYHNLIKNQLKI is encoded by the coding sequence ATGAAGAGGAAGGAACTTTTGGATAACCAGCTTTTCGACCTTAACAGAAAAGATCAATCCTTATTCCTGCAGATCATTCTGTCAGTTTCAGAAATTAAATTAAACAATTCAGAAAATAGGAGAAAAGGGGAGTGGGAACTTAACCAAAATGGTCTTTTCAGGATCAAATCAAAGATTTTAAGCGTAGGCCAGGCTCAAATTAAAGGTGGTTTATTCCTTAATGAATTAACCAATATTTTGATAATTTTCTGGTCTGCAAAGGCTGTAATTACAGGGCAAATTACATTGGGGGCTATGCTGGCCATCCAATTTATAATTGGCTCTTTATCCTTACCCATATCGAATATCATCAATTTTCTTACAGATTACCAGAGCGCCAAGCTTTCTTTTAATAGATTGTCTGAGGTCCACAATCAAACACCTGAAGATAACAAAAGAAGGTATGACAATATCATCCCCGTAGGAGATCTTCATCTAAGGAACCTAAGTTTTGGATATGGAAACCCTTCCTTGCCCCCTTTGTTAAGTGATTTGAATATTACTATTCCCAAAGGAAAGATCACTGCCATAGTTGGGTCAAGCGGTTCTGGAAAGACAACTCTATTAAAAATGCTTTTGAAATTTTATAAACCCTGGAAGGGTAATTTAAAAGTTGGGGATGATGATCTTAGAGATATTAATACATCCCTTTGGAGAAGTAGGTGTGGAGTTGTAATGCAGGACGGCTGTCTTTTTAACGATACTATTGAGAGGAATATCACAGAATCACAACCGGATATTCCAGTGAGTCGAAGCTCGTTACGAAAAGCTGTGGAAATGGTTAATCTAAATGAATTTATTGAGAAACTACCTCTGGGTTACCAAACAAAGATTGGTGAAAATGGGCAACTTCTTAGTGGAGGAGAGAGACAAAGAATTTTACTTGCAAGGGCGATTTATAAAAATCCAGATTATTTATTTCTTGATGAAGCCACCAGCTCCCTGGATTCAGAAAATGAAAAAAATATTGCCGACAATCTTAATTCTTTTTATAAAAACAGAACTGTAGTAATAATTGCCCATAGGCTATCTACAGTCATGACTGCTGATCAAATACTGGTTATGAATAAGGGTGAAATTGTGGAAAGAGGTAATCACTGTGAGTTAATTCAAAATAAAGGAGTTTACCACAATCTGATCAAAAACCAATTAAAGATTTGA